The following DNA comes from Sander lucioperca isolate FBNREF2018 chromosome 2, SLUC_FBN_1.2, whole genome shotgun sequence.
AGTATTTGACAGGCGAGGAGCACAGTTCACATGTCAAGACGACAGCGTTGACCAGCACTATGGCAACATGGCCATGCTCCAGATGAGCCTGGATTTCCTGAACTGTCACAGAGCTATGAGAAGACATCCACAAAGACATTTCATGTGTTAGATTTACTTTATCTAAGGCAAAAGCTGGTGGCTTGTCAAAGTGAATAAGTATTAACAGCAAAACTCACCATTTCTTTACCACCACACCTTTGCTCTCTGCTTTAAGGAAGAGCTCATTCACTCGGTCTTCTTCTGTATCAAAGTGTTTCTTATAGAAGGACTGCAAACCATACCAAAAGACAAAGCCACTATCATACACACAGAACTAGGAACATAACAATCTTGCTTGGACAGTACCATTGGTGTAGACTCAGCAAAGTACCTGATTCCTAAAGCCCTTATCAACACCCAGGGTCTGCGTGAAAAAGCAGTGTTTGATTCCTAGATGGCACATGAGGTAGGCCAGGTCAATAGTCCACACACTCTCTGTCAGCTTGAGCTCCCAGCATGCTCTCTGAAACTCCTCATCACTGACAGGATGGAGGTACCTGCAAGATTAGACAGTTAACCTGTGAATGCCTTGTCAGTTCCGTGTTTCTAGGCATTACAATTTCATTCTCATATGCTCGGTGTTTATTAATAGTTATTCAGAAGACCTTTGGCAGACTACATATAGCAAAACATTATTAACACTTACTTCAGGACCATCCTGGAGCAGGCTAACCCACAGTCCCAGTGGAACAGCTGCCGAATGACAGGGACGTTCAGCAAGACGGCATCCTCTGAGAAAACCCGTGGTGTTATTATTAATGTTAGTTACACTTTCACAGCTGTAAACTGACGCTGCTTTCGTAAACATTTCAAGCTAGCTCAATTCGTAACTTTATGTTTAAAGTTATTGACAGCAGGTCGAGTCACTCACCTGTCATTCTGTTGTATTCTTTCTTAGACAAGCGGCccactagctaacgttaactcaaGACAAGCTGGCCAGTCTTGTTTACAGCATTGAAGCCGCGGTTGGGTTTCTTCATGGATGCTTAGTAGCAGAAATCAGCTGCCCAACTGCAGTATTAGCTGTCAGGCTAACAGTATTAACGTAAACTAGTCTGTTGGCAGGTTCACTGCTTATACAGCGAAACTAGCTCCTCAACGCACACCACTGCTGAACATACAGTTAATAGTTAACTAAACAAATACGCAATATAAGTAAGAAAAACAATTTTTTGGCAAGTTTTTGTAACGGTGAAGCTCTGCTTCGGTTAGCTGTTGTTTGTTAGCATACTGAGAAGCCTCTttcttgtgtttgttcatgttggTCTGCTGTAAGTTATGCTGCCCCCGTGCGGTGCGGGGTGGTCTTCTTTAAAATGTTTCAGGCTATAAGGTAGGTTAATTTCATCAACAATCTACACTCATTTTCAACATTTCATCAGTTTTATTGAAGAATTCAAATGATGTGGAAGATCtatgtttttatgtcattttttttcagagCATGTTCAGCAGGTTCCCGCTGCAGAAAAATGTTCCCATGTTGATGAGACCATGTTAATGGGTTCCGTAGCTGGTGCCTGCTCCCATTGACACCTGTTTtataaaaacagaagaaaacagaTTATCTGTCGAGTAAAATTATATGTTAACAAAAattatatataacacaatatgtTTTTCATTCAATACTAATTACTGTAAGCAGTGAGGAATGTAGAATGTGAAACTAAAGGATTGGCCGCTTACTGATTCAGTTTCAGCGTCCTCATTCAGATTTGTGACCTTCTGTTTGCGGTAACGATCTCTTTTACGCATGCATGTCAGCATAAACCAGTCAGTAACAACGGGGATCTGTAGGAAAACATCAAAGAAATTTCTAGAAAATTGCATTATTTTTAATCACATATTACGTACAGGATTGAACATGTCTACTCACCAATCTGAGGATTGATAATGCTGCACCCAAGTTCACTATTGTTGGTACAATTCCAAATTTCCCTGCCTGCGAGATAAAAGAACAAACCCAGATATTGTCAGAGCAAAGAGAACAACATTTAGCTGATGAAGTCTTTGCAACTTAAAGATTTATTCTGGCCTCACAGTTCCAAATACAATGACGTCAAACCGGATCCCGTATGCTTTGATTAAGGTTCTAGTTTCCTCTCCATCTTGGGTCTTGTAGTATTTTGCAAACCTAaaagaagtgtttttttaaaaatgtttttatcccCAACTTAATCCATTTATTAATGAGTATTTGTTAACCATGGTTTCACCTAAAGTTGTATCCAGGAGCCACATTATTGACCGGATGTTTGCTGTCCAGCCTGCGGAAGCTGTACTTGGGGTAACATTTCCCTGCCCACCAGTCCAGGTCACAGCTCCAGTCAATAATAATACCGAGGACACCACCCTTTAGAAACATACAATACAAATCATCCATTATCCAGCTGTGTATACAGTCTCCAAGTGTAGACAAATATGACACTATAAACACTTCTGACCTTACAACTGAAAttggtgcaatatgtaatatatgtactgtatttaatcaaaaaaataccacaatatgtcatcagaaattaaggaaacatgctaattTGAAATACTatgttttctgacaacaatactaaagccagtattttctccctttgaaatttccattccgtgacagaatgtctgtttgtgttttggcctgtgtgttgttatcaactgcctaTTTTGACAGCCCGGCCGGGTTGCCAGACATACTGTACCTGTAAAATTGCAAACCCAGCGCGCTTCAGCTttagtacagccatggaagcagcaaacaaacaaacgggATCAATGTTAATAGATTCATTCTACCCGCCCTAAAAAAAACTTGCCATCTTTCTGAATGATTGCATAACCAGAGACGAGGTAAAacacgggtaaatattggagatgcgtttaaaagatggagacagcttagagcccaaaaggacaccGAGTTGACTAATTTCCTCTTAAACAGGTAAGCGTTGAGCTTCATTCATTTATATTATGGCTAACGTAGGGATagtcattttcattcatttcaacattcatgtgctTGCATTTAATTATATAGAGTACTCAAGGTTAGTTACTCGCAAAACTTTTTTAGACAAGGCCGGTGAAGTGATCCTGACTGGtactaacgccgccatgctaataCAAGCTAACTGCCAACGTAGGGTCCATGACATATGCCAGAAACCGCAAGTTTTGACTCCTAATGGAAACATGCAATTTAACTTTGGCAAAACACCCTTTAGCCTGAATTGTTGGATTGGGACACAGTATTCTCTACAGGTCGCTTTGAAATGTATGTAACGTTATGTTATTGTGGCTAACGTTACCATCGCAAGCTTCAAGGTTATGATAT
Coding sequences within:
- the gucd1 gene encoding protein GUCD1, whose product is MTEDAVLLNVPVIRQLFHWDCGLACSRMVLKYLHPVSDEEFQRACWELKLTESVWTIDLAYLMCHLGIKHCFFTQTLGVDKGFRNQSFYKKHFDTEEDRVNELFLKAESKGVVVKKCSVTVQEIQAHLEHGHVAIVLVNAVVLTCELCSSPVKYCCFLPVGQKCFCRKPEYQGHFVVLCGFNRTTGCVFYNNPAYSDRVCCTSVSNFEEARRSYGTDEDILLVFKES